The Myroides fluvii region AGGCGAAAGGAAACCCATTCAAAGGTAGTGATGGCCACAACCATCATTACGCCAACCAAGGCAGCCATGGGAATTTGTTCAATGATAGGACCGCCGATAAGAATAATAAAAAGAATGGTTAAAGCACCGATAATTGCAGCAATTCTCGTTCTCGCACCCGCTCCTATATTCACCAAGGTTTGTGCAATCATGGCACAACCACCCATACCACCAAAAAATCCATTGACGATATTTGCGCCACCTTGGGCCATAGCTTCTCTATTGCTATTGCCTTTGGTATTGGTTATTTCGTCAACAATATTGAGGGTTAAAAGCGACTCAATCAATCCAACACCAGCCATAACCACAGAGAAAGGCAGTATAATTTCTACTGTTTTCCAAGTAAGAGGAACTAAAGGAAAGTGAAAACTAGGTAAGGAACCACTGACCGTTGCAATATCGATTACTTTTTTTGTATCAATTTGGAAAAAGAATACAAGTAATGTAAGGGTTACAATAGCAACTAAAGAAGCGGGGATTTTTTTAGTGAACTTGGGAAGTAGCCAAACAATTCCAATAGTTAAGATTGTCAATCCCAACATAAGATAAAGAACATTTCCTGTTAACCAAGGAGCATCATCAGCTGTTGAGGTTTTAAATTGTGCCACCTGAGCCATGAAAATAATAACGGCTAACCCATTTAAAAATCCATACATGACCGGTTGAGGGATGAGTCGAATAAATCGACCGAGTTTGCATGCACCAACGACGAATTGCAAAATGCCTGCCAGTACAACGGCGGCGAATAAATACGCTACCCCATGAAGCGAAGCTAAGGCAATTAAGACAACCACTGTTGCTCCAGCTCCACCCGAAACCATTCCTGGCCTTCCTCCGAAAATGGCTGTAATAATTCCCATTAAAAAAGCGGCATACAATCCAGTTAATGGAGTTAAACCAGCAAGGATAGCGAAAGACAAGGATTCGGGAATCATGGTCATCGCTACGGTTAAGCCAGCAAGAATTTCATTTTTGATATTGATGTTCTTTAGAGCAGGAACAGACAAGAATGGATTCGTCATAGAGTATTTGAATATGGGAGCAAAATTAAAATTTTAATCCAACTAAATCACAAAAAACAGCAGTGGATTACAAGGAGATACAACAGTTGTATCCTATAAAAGGAGAATATCTTATTGAGTTGTGTAACAAAAGAGTAAAGGATGATACTTATAAGATAAACCAAAAATTAGTAATATGAAATTAGTTATTGAAAATTTAAGTAAGACCTATAAAAACGGGGTAAAAGCATTAGATGACTTGTCGATTGAGATTGGACCAGGTATGTTTGGTTTATTAGGACCAAATGGAGCTGGAAAATCTTCTTTGATGCGAACAATAGCTACATTACAAAAACCAGATACAGGTAGTATTCGCTTTGGCGATATTAATGTTTTGGAACAACAAAATGAATTTCGCAAAGTATTGGGGTATCTGCCTCAGGATTTCGGTGTTTATCCGAATATGTCTGCGGTTGATTTGTTGGATTATTTTGCGCGATTGAAAGGAATTTCAAATGCAGTAGAACGACGTGAAATTGTGAATCGCGTTTTAGAAGTAACCAATTTATACGAAGTAAGACGCAAAAGTGTAAGCGGGTATTCGGGAGGAATGAAACAGCGTTTTGGTATCGCTCAATTGTTGCTAAACGATCCAAAGTTAATCATTGTTGATGAGCCAACAGCTGGGCTAGATCCTGCAGAACGCCATCGCTTCTTAAATGTTTTACGCGAAATTGGAACCAACAATATCGTGATTTTCTCTACACACATCGTAGATGATGTAAATGAATTGTGTCATGAAATGGCTATTCTAAATGGAGGACATTTGTTAGAGAGAAGTACGCCCAAAGAGGCAGAACAAAAATTAACTGGACGTATTTGGTTAAAAGAAATCAATAGAGAAGAGATTGATCAATACAGTCAATTCAATATACTTTCGGGAAAATACAATCAAGAAAACCGCTTGAAAATTCGCGTGTACGCAGAGGATTCGCTTGCTGGTGAAGGTTTTGAGTTGGTAAAGCCAACCTTAGAAGATGTTTATTTTGTGGCATTAAAAAACGAGTAAGGGATGTTTAAAACAGTTTTTTCTTTTGAACTTAAACGTTGGTTTAAGAGCTGGGTGTTTTACTTATACCTAGCTATTTTTTTTGCGATAAGTTTCTTGTCGATGATGTCAACTATTGGTGTTTTTGATGCTGTGAAAAATACATCAGCCTCTTTATTACACATGAATTCCGCCTATTTATTAAATGTAATGTTGGATTCATTCAATATGTTGCTGTACTTTTTATTCCCTTCTATTATTGGAATGGCAATCTATAGGGATTACAAATACAATGTACATCATATTTTGTATTCATATCCCTTTTCTAAATGGGAATATCTACTGGGTAAATTTAGTAGCTCTTTTATAATTACGCTTTTAATTAGTATCATGATGGGAATAGGTGCATTTCTTGCAACCCTTATTCCTTGGGCTTCGCCTGAATTATTAGGACCCAATGTACTGTGGAACTATGTGCAAGTGTATCTCATTAATTTAATTCCCAATATGCTGTTTATTGGAGTGATTGTTTTTGCTGTAGTAACGTTAACGCGTAGTATTTACAGTGGATTCATAACCATTATCATCATTATGATTTTGCAGGGAATGATTAATAGTATTGCCGCAGATGTGAATTATAGAGAATTAGGGGCTTTGTTGGATCCTTATGGAGGACAGGCACTAAGCTATTATACCCGTTATTGGAGTGTAGATGAATTGAATATTAATGATTTACCGCTAGAGAAATACTATCTTTTAAATCGATTAATTTGGTTGGGAGTTAGTTTGTTGTCTTTGGTGATTCTAGGTAAGGTATTCAAGTTCTCCCAACAGCCGGCTACATTCTCTTGGAAGAGAAAGGTAAAAGGAGATCGTGTAGTGAAGAATAATTTTGGTGGAATTTTTAAAATAGAATTACCTAAAGTTCGTTACGATTATTCGTTAAAGGCGAACTGGAATAATGTATTTGCCTTTGCAAAGGTTGATTTTAAGTTCTTAGCACGCAATCGCGTATTCTTAATCCTAATAGGCGTTGGCTTGTTGTTTATGATTTTAGTAGCCAGTTTCGCCATGACGATGTATGGTACTGCGACCTATCCATTAACTCGACAAATGCTGATGATTCCGGGGGCTACCTTCCATTTCTTTATCTTGATGATTACATTCTTAGGCGCTGGGTTATTGGTGCATCGAGGAGAAAATACGCGCATGAATTTACTGGTAGATTCAACTGCAGTTCCCAATTGGGTCTTGTTCCTTTCTAAGTTTTTTGCGTTGATTGGATTGCAACTGCTGTTGTTAATGGTTATTATGGTAACGAGTATGGGAATTCAAGCGTATAATGGATTTTATCAGTTCGAAATAGATTTGTATTTACAAAGTTTAATTGGATTTGATTGGATTGAATTTATTATTTGGGCACTAATGGCGATTGCTGTTCAAACGTTCTTTAAAAATTATATCGTTGGATTCTTCGTTTTACTTGTGCTTCAAATGGGGTGGCCCGCTATTAGTAAAATTGGAATTGAACAACCGATTTTCTTTTTTAACTCTATACCAACACCTTCGTATTCAGATATGAACGGCTTCGGTTCAAGTGCAGATTTTGGGAAGTTTATTACTTATGCCCTATATTGGAGTTTGTTTGTGGCAGGATTGAGTGGCTTAACCTTATTGTTTTGGAGAAGAGGGGTATTTAGTGGATTGAAAGAACGTTTTTACTATGCTAAGAAACGAGCAAAGGCGGTGGTTGTCGTACCAACTGTGCTTTTCTTCGTTGCTTTTGTGAGTTTAGGAGCTTATTTATATTACGAAAATACAGTTTTACACGTGTTTCGCTCGTCTAAAGAAACAGAGCTGTTACAAGTAGAATATGAAAAAAAATACAAAAAGTATGAATGGATGGCACAACCTCGCATTGTAGATGTAAAGGTTGACCTTGATTTATATCCAGAAAGAAATGATTTCCAAGCCAGAGGAACTTATGTAATTGAAAATAAATCGAATCAAGTCATCGATACGCTATTGGTTGCTTTTTATCAAGATTTAAACAATAAGATTGTGGTAGAAGGAGCAAGCTTGCTATCAACAGATACAGTTCAAGGTTTTAGTTTTTATCGTTTTGATCGACCGATGCAAGCAGGTGAAACTAGAACGATGGAGTTTGTGGTAGAGAATAATCCTAATACATTTATTCGTTCGGAATCACCGGTTTTAAATAACGGAACATTTTTGAATAATAGTTATTTTCCTTCTTTGGGGTATAGTGATCGAAGTGAGTTGACAGATGATGAAATCCGCAAAAAGTATGGATTAGCGCCTAAAGAACGCATGGCAGAACAAACGGATAAACGGGCTTTGCAGAATACCTATATTAGTAACGATGCAGATTGGATTCACTTTGAGACGACGGTTAGTACGTCTATAGATCAAATCGCTATTGCTCCGGGGTATTTACAAAAAGAATGGACAGAAGGCAACCGCCGTTATTTCCATTACAAGATGGATCAAAAGATGTTGAATTTCTATGCTTATAACTCCGCACGCTATGAAGTAAAACGCGATAAATGGAACGATATTAATATTGAGATTTATTATCACAAAGGGCATGAGTACAACTTAGATCGCATGCTATCAGGAGTGAGAAAATCCTTAGATTATTATTCGACGGCATTTAGTCCATACCAACATAAACAAGTGCGCATTGTTGAATTTCCTTTAACGATGGGAACATTCGCACAATCTTTTGCCAACACCATCCCCTTTTCAGAAACAATTGGATTTGTAGCTCAGGTAGATGATGCGGATGAAAATGCTGTGGATTATCCTTTCTCAGTAACGGCGCATGAAGTAGCACATCAATGGTGGGCACATCAGGTGATTGGTGCAAACGTACAAGGAGCGACGATGCTTTCTGAAAGTCTATCCGAATACAGTTCTTTAAAAGTATTGGAAAAAGAGTATGGAAAAGGACAAATGCAGCGTTTTCTAAAAGATGCATTAGATGGCTATTTAGGCGGTCGATCATATGAAGATAAAAAAGAAAAACCGTTGATGTATAATGAGAACCAGCAGTATATTCATTACAACAAAGGGTCTTTGGTATTTTATACGATGAGTGATTATTTAGGGGATGCGGTTTTAAACGGAGTATTAAAGGAATATGTGAAAAAAGTAGCCTTCCAAGAAGCTCCTTATACGATTTCTACTGAATTAGTGAATGACATTAAACAAGCCACTCCTGATTCGCTGCGCTATATGGTGAAAGATATGTTTGAAACCATTACACTCTATGACAATTATGTAGATAAAGTAGAAGTGAAAAAACTAGATAATGGAAAGTACGAAGTGAAAATTAAAGCTTATGTAAGTAAATATAGGGCAGGAGATAAGGGAGAGAAACTATATGCGGATAAGGGAGAAACTCCACTTGTTTTTACAGGGGATAAGAATTTGAAAATAGAATCACTTCCTTTAGCTGATTATGTTGAGGTGGGAATTTTTATGAAAGATAAAACAGCTAAAAACAAAGATAAAGTATTGTATTTACAAAAAGTAAAAGTAACCGCTATCGAAAATGAATTTACGATTATTGTAGATGAACAACCGGTTGAGGTAGGAATTGATCCTTATTACAAGTTGATTGATACGCGTTCGTTTGACAATAGAAAAGCGATATAAAAAAAGGATCCGAAAGGATCCTTTTTTGGGTTTTATAAAAACGTGATGCATCACATAGAGGAAATAAAAAAGGGAAAGCACACGTGCTTTCCCTTTTTTATTTGTCTCAGAAATAAGATTATCCTCTTCTTTCTTTGATTCTTGCTTTTTTACCAGTAAGTTCTCTGAAGTAGAAAATACGAGCTCTACGAACTTTACCTCTTTGATTTAATTCGATTTTTTCTAAAGCAGGCATGTTGATTGGGAAGATACGCTCTACACCAACGTTACCAGACATTTTACGGATAGTAAAAGTCTCAGTAGCACCTGTACCTCTTCTTTGGATTACTACTCCTTTAAAGAACTGAGTTCTTTTTTTGTCACCCTCTTTAATTTCGTAGTACACAGTAATTGTGTCTCCAGCTTTAAATGCTGGGAAGTCTTTTTTTGCAACTAATTCGTCTTGAACGAATTTCATTAAATCTGCCATTTCTGAAAAAAATAATTAATTAATTTAAACCAACATACACGGACCTCGCCAGAGGTTAGTTTAA contains the following coding sequences:
- a CDS encoding ABC transporter ATP-binding protein, whose product is MKLVIENLSKTYKNGVKALDDLSIEIGPGMFGLLGPNGAGKSSLMRTIATLQKPDTGSIRFGDINVLEQQNEFRKVLGYLPQDFGVYPNMSAVDLLDYFARLKGISNAVERREIVNRVLEVTNLYEVRRKSVSGYSGGMKQRFGIAQLLLNDPKLIIVDEPTAGLDPAERHRFLNVLREIGTNNIVIFSTHIVDDVNELCHEMAILNGGHLLERSTPKEAEQKLTGRIWLKEINREEIDQYSQFNILSGKYNQENRLKIRVYAEDSLAGEGFELVKPTLEDVYFVALKNE
- a CDS encoding ABC transporter permease/M1 family aminopeptidase, with amino-acid sequence MFKTVFSFELKRWFKSWVFYLYLAIFFAISFLSMMSTIGVFDAVKNTSASLLHMNSAYLLNVMLDSFNMLLYFLFPSIIGMAIYRDYKYNVHHILYSYPFSKWEYLLGKFSSSFIITLLISIMMGIGAFLATLIPWASPELLGPNVLWNYVQVYLINLIPNMLFIGVIVFAVVTLTRSIYSGFITIIIIMILQGMINSIAADVNYRELGALLDPYGGQALSYYTRYWSVDELNINDLPLEKYYLLNRLIWLGVSLLSLVILGKVFKFSQQPATFSWKRKVKGDRVVKNNFGGIFKIELPKVRYDYSLKANWNNVFAFAKVDFKFLARNRVFLILIGVGLLFMILVASFAMTMYGTATYPLTRQMLMIPGATFHFFILMITFLGAGLLVHRGENTRMNLLVDSTAVPNWVLFLSKFFALIGLQLLLLMVIMVTSMGIQAYNGFYQFEIDLYLQSLIGFDWIEFIIWALMAIAVQTFFKNYIVGFFVLLVLQMGWPAISKIGIEQPIFFFNSIPTPSYSDMNGFGSSADFGKFITYALYWSLFVAGLSGLTLLFWRRGVFSGLKERFYYAKKRAKAVVVVPTVLFFVAFVSLGAYLYYENTVLHVFRSSKETELLQVEYEKKYKKYEWMAQPRIVDVKVDLDLYPERNDFQARGTYVIENKSNQVIDTLLVAFYQDLNNKIVVEGASLLSTDTVQGFSFYRFDRPMQAGETRTMEFVVENNPNTFIRSESPVLNNGTFLNNSYFPSLGYSDRSELTDDEIRKKYGLAPKERMAEQTDKRALQNTYISNDADWIHFETTVSTSIDQIAIAPGYLQKEWTEGNRRYFHYKMDQKMLNFYAYNSARYEVKRDKWNDINIEIYYHKGHEYNLDRMLSGVRKSLDYYSTAFSPYQHKQVRIVEFPLTMGTFAQSFANTIPFSETIGFVAQVDDADENAVDYPFSVTAHEVAHQWWAHQVIGANVQGATMLSESLSEYSSLKVLEKEYGKGQMQRFLKDALDGYLGGRSYEDKKEKPLMYNENQQYIHYNKGSLVFYTMSDYLGDAVLNGVLKEYVKKVAFQEAPYTISTELVNDIKQATPDSLRYMVKDMFETITLYDNYVDKVEVKKLDNGKYEVKIKAYVSKYRAGDKGEKLYADKGETPLVFTGDKNLKIESLPLADYVEVGIFMKDKTAKNKDKVLYLQKVKVTAIENEFTIIVDEQPVEVGIDPYYKLIDTRSFDNRKAI
- a CDS encoding SulP family inorganic anion transporter, which gives rise to MTNPFLSVPALKNINIKNEILAGLTVAMTMIPESLSFAILAGLTPLTGLYAAFLMGIITAIFGGRPGMVSGGAGATVVVLIALASLHGVAYLFAAVVLAGILQFVVGACKLGRFIRLIPQPVMYGFLNGLAVIIFMAQVAQFKTSTADDAPWLTGNVLYLMLGLTILTIGIVWLLPKFTKKIPASLVAIVTLTLLVFFFQIDTKKVIDIATVSGSLPSFHFPLVPLTWKTVEIILPFSVVMAGVGLIESLLTLNIVDEITNTKGNSNREAMAQGGANIVNGFFGGMGGCAMIAQTLVNIGAGARTRIAAIIGALTILFIILIGGPIIEQIPMAALVGVMMVVAITTFEWVSFRLITQMPKADIFTLFLVTAIIIFSHNLALAVFVGVIISALIFAWDNAKRIRARKSFDAEGNKIYEIYGPLFFGSTTSFAEKFTPQVDPTKIIIDFKESHIADMSAIEILKKTTTKYQDVNKQVVLRNLRADSIRLLKNSKSFEEITIEQEENQKDTL
- the rplS gene encoding 50S ribosomal protein L19, which codes for MADLMKFVQDELVAKKDFPAFKAGDTITVYYEIKEGDKKRTQFFKGVVIQRRGTGATETFTIRKMSGNVGVERIFPINMPALEKIELNQRGKVRRARIFYFRELTGKKARIKERRG